A single Meles meles chromosome 20, mMelMel3.1 paternal haplotype, whole genome shotgun sequence DNA region contains:
- the CCR2 gene encoding C-C chemokine receptor type 2, whose amino-acid sequence MGENGTFAQASYNVQPTSHSLFTSHIQASNEEPTTIYDYDYSQPCQKTNVRQTLIGLLPPLYSLVFVFGFVGNMLVVLILINCKRLKSMTDIYLLNLAISDLLFLLTIPFWAHYAVHGWLLGEVMCKSFTGLYHVGYFGGNFFIILLTIDRYLAIVHAVFALKARTVTFGVLTSGVTWTVAVFAALPGIVFGGLEEEEGIILCSSQFPKAWKNFHTIMRSILGLVLPLLVMVVCYSAILKTLLRCRNEKKRHKAVKLIFVIMIVYFLFWAPNNIVLLLSTFQESFNVSNCQSTSQLDQIMQVTETLGMTHCCVNPIIYAFVGEKFRRYLSVFFRKHIAKHLCKQCPVFYGEPADRVSSTYTPSTGEQEVSVGL is encoded by the coding sequence ATGGGTGAAAATGGCACATTTGCCCAGGCCAGCTACAACGTGCAGCCCACGTCGCATTCTCTGTTTACATCCCATATCCAGGCCAGCAATGAAGAGCCCACCACCATTTATGACTATGATTACAGCCAGCCCTGTCAGAAGACCAACGTGAGACAGACCTTAATTGGGCTCCTGCCTCCGCTCTACTCGCTGGTATTCGTCTTTGGTTTCGTGGGCAACATGCTGGTCGTCCTCATCCTCATCAATTGCAAAAGGCTGAAGAGCATGACTGACATCTACCTGCTCAATCTGGCCATCTCCGACCTGCTCTTCCTTCTCACCATCCCGTTCTGGGCCCACTACGCCGTGCACGGGTGGCTCTTGGGGGAGGTGATGTGTAAGTCATTCACCGGGCTGTATCACGTTGGGTATTTTGGAGGAAACTTCTTCATCATCCTCTTGACCATTGATAGGTACCTGGCGATCGTCCATGCTGTGTTTGCGTTAAAGGCCAGGACGGTCACCTTTGGGGTGTTGACAAGTGGGGTCACCTGGACGGTGGCCGTCTTCGCCGCTCTCCCCGGGATTGTCTTCGGGGgactggaagaggaagaaggtatTATCTTGTGCAGCTCTCAATTTCCAAAAGCATGGAAGAATTTCCATACAATAATGAGGAGCATCTTGGGCCTGGTCCTGCCCCTGCTCGTCATGGTCGTCTGCTACTCGGCCATCCTCAAGACCCTGCTTCGGTGCCGAAACGAAAAGAAGAGGCACAAGGCGGTGAAGCTCATTTTCGTGATCATGATCGTTTACTTTCTTTTCTGGGCTCCCAACAACATTGTGCTTCTCCTGAGCACCTTCCAGGAGTCCTTTAATGTGAGCAACTGTCAGAGCACCAGTCAGCTGGACCAAATCATGCAGGTGACGGAGACCCTTGGGATGACGCACTGTTGTGTCAACCCCATCATCTACGCCTTCGTGGGAGAGAAGTTCAGAAGGTACCTCTCCGTGTTCTTCCGAAAGCACATCGCCAAACACCTGTGCAAACAGTGCCCAGTCTTCTATGGGGAGCCGGCGGATCGAGTGAGTTCCACATACACGCCTTCCACGGGGGAGCAGGAGGTCTCAGTTGGCTTGTAG